A DNA window from Dehalococcoidales bacterium contains the following coding sequences:
- a CDS encoding LemA family protein, with translation MPVGAIVGIIVGVVLAIIFGGGYNRLVQLRNQTKNAWSQIDVQLKRRYDLIPNLVETVKGYTKHERETLEAVTKARNIAQQLSSAGAAERAKVEGELTSALGRLLAVVEKYPDLKANQNYLALQEELSSTENRISFARQYYNDSVLKYNNSTQTIPYNVVARAFGFKSGEFFEVTAAGEREAPKVSFT, from the coding sequence ATGCCTGTAGGAGCGATTGTCGGCATTATCGTGGGGGTGGTACTGGCGATTATCTTCGGGGGGGGATATAACCGGCTGGTCCAGCTGCGCAACCAGACCAAGAATGCCTGGTCTCAGATTGACGTTCAGTTGAAGCGGCGCTATGACCTGATTCCCAATCTGGTGGAAACGGTAAAGGGTTACACCAAGCACGAGCGGGAGACACTAGAGGCGGTAACCAAGGCCCGCAATATCGCCCAGCAGCTTTCTTCTGCCGGTGCTGCGGAGCGGGCTAAGGTGGAGGGTGAATTGACTTCGGCCTTAGGTCGGCTGCTGGCCGTGGTGGAAAAGTACCCCGACCTCAAGGCCAATCAGAATTACCTTGCTCTTCAGGAGGAGCTGTCCTCAACCGAGAACAGGATCAGCTTCGCCCGCCAGTACTACAACGACTCCGTTCTAAAGTACAACAACTCCACCCAGACGATACCCTATAATGTGGTGGCCCGGGCATTCGGATTCAAGTCCGGAGAATTCTTCGAAGTCACCGCGGCCGGGGAGAGGGAGGCCCCCAAGGTTAGTTTTACTTAG
- a CDS encoding M48 family metalloprotease: MWEQISSNRRRSIALTIGIGAILLLLGWLIGFFFFANGYAGLVVAVIIWGIMNLVALFQGDSILLSVSRAKKITKSDHPRLYNIVEEMQIASGLEKMPDIYIIDDPALNAFATGRDPKRASVAITSGLLDKLNRDELQGVIGHEIAHIKNRDVLLMVMCGILLGSIVMLSWFASRALLFGGAPRSRSSSSSGGGGGIILIIAIVLMIIAPIAAQMIYFAISRKREYLADASSALYTRYPEGLASALEKLSASTQELRSANKATAPMFIVNPFRSKARAATDLTSTHPPISERIRILRSMTGVSFSNYEQAYEKVRGSRKAVLPGSALAGTGEVEIRAPRPEPVEPFRAGIERRRETSGALWQMNAYKTISCDCGTRLRIPPALQNSTVRCPHCGRINST, translated from the coding sequence ATGTGGGAACAGATAAGCTCAAATCGGAGACGCTCGATTGCGCTTACCATCGGTATCGGTGCGATACTGCTCCTGTTGGGCTGGCTGATCGGCTTTTTTTTCTTCGCCAACGGCTATGCTGGCCTGGTCGTTGCTGTTATCATCTGGGGGATAATGAACCTAGTCGCGCTTTTTCAGGGAGACAGCATCCTGCTTTCGGTATCCAGGGCCAAAAAGATTACCAAGAGCGACCATCCCCGTCTCTATAACATCGTCGAGGAGATGCAGATTGCCTCCGGGCTGGAAAAGATGCCGGATATCTATATCATCGACGACCCGGCTCTCAATGCTTTTGCCACCGGCCGGGACCCGAAACGCGCCAGTGTGGCGATCACCTCCGGTCTGCTCGATAAGCTCAACCGTGATGAGCTTCAGGGTGTGATCGGTCATGAGATAGCCCATATCAAGAACCGTGATGTCCTGCTTATGGTTATGTGCGGCATCCTGCTCGGCAGCATTGTTATGCTGTCCTGGTTTGCCTCGAGGGCGCTCCTTTTCGGTGGGGCGCCCCGCAGCCGGAGCAGCTCGTCATCGGGTGGTGGCGGTGGCATAATCCTGATAATAGCTATCGTGCTTATGATTATCGCCCCCATTGCCGCCCAGATGATCTACTTCGCTATCTCGCGTAAGCGTGAGTACCTGGCCGATGCCTCCTCCGCCCTCTATACCCGCTACCCGGAAGGGCTGGCTTCCGCCCTGGAGAAGCTGTCTGCCTCCACTCAGGAGCTGCGCTCCGCCAATAAAGCCACCGCTCCGATGTTCATCGTTAACCCCTTCCGGAGTAAAGCCAGGGCCGCTACCGACCTGACCAGTACCCACCCGCCCATCTCGGAACGCATCCGCATCCTGCGCTCGATGACGGGAGTCTCCTTCTCTAACTATGAGCAGGCTTACGAGAAGGTTCGCGGTTCGCGTAAGGCAGTTCTGCCCGGTTCGGCCCTAGCCGGGACCGGTGAGGTGGAAATCCGGGCACCCAGGCCGGAGCCGGTAGAGCCCTTCCGGGCCGGTATTGAGCGGCGACGTGAGACCTCGGGCGCGCTCTGGCAGATGAACGCCTACAAGACCATCAGCTGCGACTGCGGCACCCGGCTCAGGATACCGCCTGCGTTGCAGAACTCAACCGTCAGGTGCCCGCATTGCGGACGGATCAATTCGACCTAG
- the mfd gene encoding transcription-repair coupling factor → MQPEITGLLQLSAEMPAYRQLIDRLGKPGGSTRVVVLDAARPYLIASLYHDLKRPLLVVTAQPQESKKLSEQLAAWTGSTRLRLFPEPDTLPYQRITSDTVTEMERLQILSALAGAGGKRNAPLTITSTPALMQKVAPYRDFSSTHHTIRVGDNVEPLSLLKRWQAMGYRIESTVEVPGTVSRRGGIIDIYPPSGDLPARLDFYGDNIDSIRLFDPVSQRSMTKVSEVAVTPATELLAPLSISKEELRQVLASINPAGCNDGVRRQLEQEMAILLEGEVSARMLFYAPLFNSDSILSYLPRNTLIVLNEPRSMASAAADLEAKAEELRTEKLERGELPAGFPRPYFTWHELEAAIAKEQCLAITAWDKSSTEETLRLNFTSTPSYAGQLPTFIRKAKHLQKQGHRLIIVSHQASRLSEILGEADIIAPPLAEIKEAPAPGSLSLIQGLLAEGWTMNGASHLFTDYEIFGFSKERRLTRKRPTSHQLLLNDLSPGDYVVHIEHGIARFSGVTTMESANTEKEYLVLQYAGGDRLYVPTDQIYRVSRYIGASEQPPVPSRLGTPEWNRTKQKARAAAEEIAEELLTLYAARGVVDGFSFSPDTVWQQELEASFPYLETPDQSKVQQQVKDDMAQPRPMDRLVCGDVGYGKTEIAIRAAFKAVMDNKQVAVLVPTTVLAQQHFSTFSQRLGAFPIRTEVLSRFKNQKEQNAIIDGLAKGNVDICIGTHRLLQKDIAFRDLGLVIIDEEQRFGVNHKEYLKQMRREVDVLTLSATPIPRTLHMSLVGVRDMSTIETPPEDRLPIKTFVAEYDDSLIREAVLRELERNGQVFFVHNRVQSIAMVAGRLEQLVPEARIAIAHGQMSETELEAVMTDFARSKIDILVCTTIIESGLDMPNVNTLIVNKADRFGLTQLYQLRGRIGRGTNLAYAYFLYDRGKQLTHTAERRLRTIFEATELGAGFNIAIKDLEIRGAGNLLGVKQSGQISAVGFNLYCRLLAEAVEREKDKRSGAADKPPAPSLPPPNIDLPLDTYIPEGYIADLNTRLSLYQRLADIKSLEELEDMAYECSDRFGRPPEEVANLLYAVRIKILAARVGVESVTGEHGQIILRLFPGMHFDKQRLAPLAGDGIKIGLTQIRLNTKLVGGRWQKVLEELLGRVG, encoded by the coding sequence ATGCAGCCGGAAATAACCGGGCTATTACAATTAAGCGCCGAGATGCCGGCCTATCGCCAGCTTATCGACAGGCTGGGTAAGCCGGGCGGCAGTACCAGAGTGGTAGTGCTCGACGCCGCCCGACCGTACCTGATTGCATCGTTATACCACGACCTGAAAAGACCTCTGCTGGTAGTGACGGCTCAGCCCCAGGAAAGCAAAAAGCTTTCCGAGCAGCTGGCAGCCTGGACCGGCTCCACCCGGCTAAGGCTCTTCCCCGAACCAGATACCCTCCCCTACCAGCGGATAACTTCCGACACTGTAACCGAGATGGAGAGACTGCAGATACTCTCCGCACTGGCCGGTGCCGGGGGCAAGCGGAATGCTCCCCTGACGATCACCTCTACCCCGGCACTGATGCAGAAGGTAGCCCCGTACCGCGATTTTAGCTCTACGCATCACACAATCAGGGTAGGCGACAATGTCGAACCGCTCAGCCTGCTGAAGCGCTGGCAGGCGATGGGCTACCGGATAGAAAGCACGGTGGAGGTCCCCGGGACCGTCAGCCGGCGCGGAGGCATCATCGACATCTACCCGCCCTCCGGCGACCTGCCGGCCAGACTGGACTTCTACGGTGATAACATCGACAGCATCCGCCTCTTCGACCCGGTCAGCCAGCGTTCAATGACGAAGGTATCCGAAGTAGCCGTCACCCCGGCAACCGAGCTGCTGGCACCGCTATCAATCAGCAAAGAGGAGCTCAGGCAAGTCTTAGCCAGCATCAACCCGGCCGGCTGCAACGACGGGGTGCGCCGGCAGCTTGAACAGGAGATGGCTATACTGCTCGAGGGAGAGGTATCCGCCAGGATGCTGTTCTACGCCCCGCTGTTCAACAGCGACAGTATCCTGAGCTATCTGCCCCGAAACACGCTGATAGTATTGAACGAACCGCGCAGCATGGCTTCAGCCGCCGCAGACCTGGAAGCCAAAGCCGAGGAGCTGCGTACCGAGAAGCTGGAGCGAGGCGAGCTGCCCGCCGGTTTCCCCAGGCCATATTTCACCTGGCATGAACTGGAAGCGGCAATCGCTAAAGAGCAGTGTCTCGCAATTACCGCCTGGGACAAGTCATCCACCGAAGAAACGCTGCGGCTGAACTTCACCTCCACCCCAAGCTACGCGGGCCAGCTGCCGACCTTTATCAGGAAGGCGAAACACCTCCAGAAACAGGGACACCGCCTCATCATCGTCAGCCACCAGGCAAGCCGCCTCTCCGAGATACTAGGCGAAGCGGATATTATCGCTCCCCCCCTCGCTGAAATCAAAGAGGCGCCTGCTCCGGGCTCGCTCAGCCTGATCCAGGGCCTGCTGGCCGAGGGCTGGACCATGAACGGAGCCAGCCACCTCTTTACCGATTACGAAATCTTCGGCTTCAGTAAAGAGCGGCGCCTCACCAGGAAACGTCCGACCTCCCACCAGCTACTCCTAAACGACCTGAGCCCGGGAGACTACGTGGTACATATCGAGCACGGCATCGCCCGGTTCAGCGGCGTCACCACCATGGAGAGCGCCAACACCGAGAAGGAGTACCTGGTGCTGCAGTATGCCGGCGGCGACAGGCTCTACGTCCCCACCGACCAGATCTACCGCGTCAGCCGCTACATCGGCGCCAGCGAACAGCCGCCGGTGCCAAGCCGGCTGGGCACTCCGGAATGGAACCGCACCAAGCAGAAGGCCCGGGCGGCGGCGGAAGAAATCGCCGAGGAACTGCTCACGCTCTACGCCGCCCGCGGTGTCGTGGACGGATTCTCCTTTTCACCCGATACGGTATGGCAGCAGGAGCTGGAGGCTTCATTTCCCTACCTCGAGACTCCGGACCAGAGCAAAGTCCAGCAGCAGGTAAAGGATGATATGGCGCAGCCCAGGCCCATGGACAGACTGGTCTGCGGCGATGTGGGCTACGGCAAAACCGAGATAGCTATCCGGGCCGCCTTCAAGGCGGTGATGGACAATAAACAGGTGGCGGTGCTGGTGCCGACCACCGTACTCGCCCAGCAGCACTTCTCGACATTCAGCCAGAGGCTAGGCGCTTTTCCAATCAGAACTGAGGTGCTGAGCCGGTTCAAGAATCAGAAGGAACAGAATGCCATCATCGACGGGCTGGCTAAAGGCAACGTGGACATCTGCATCGGCACCCACCGGCTGCTGCAGAAGGACATTGCCTTCCGAGACCTGGGGCTGGTCATTATCGACGAAGAGCAACGCTTCGGCGTTAACCATAAGGAATACCTCAAGCAGATGCGGCGGGAAGTGGACGTGCTTACCCTGAGCGCCACTCCCATCCCACGTACCCTCCATATGTCCCTGGTCGGAGTACGAGATATGAGCACTATCGAGACCCCACCCGAAGACCGCCTGCCCATCAAGACCTTCGTTGCCGAATACGACGACAGCCTGATCAGGGAGGCCGTACTGAGGGAACTGGAGCGCAACGGACAGGTATTCTTCGTCCACAACCGGGTACAGAGTATCGCCATGGTCGCCGGACGCCTCGAGCAACTGGTGCCCGAAGCCCGCATCGCCATCGCTCACGGCCAGATGTCCGAGACCGAACTGGAGGCGGTGATGACCGATTTTGCCCGGAGCAAGATAGACATACTGGTCTGTACCACCATCATCGAATCCGGGCTGGATATGCCCAACGTCAACACTCTGATTGTCAACAAAGCGGACAGGTTCGGCCTGACCCAGCTTTATCAGCTGCGCGGCCGGATCGGCCGGGGTACCAACCTCGCCTACGCCTACTTTCTCTACGACCGGGGCAAGCAGCTGACCCACACCGCCGAGAGGCGCCTGAGGACCATCTTCGAGGCCACCGAGCTGGGCGCCGGTTTTAACATCGCCATCAAAGACCTCGAGATCAGGGGCGCCGGAAACCTCCTGGGGGTAAAACAGAGCGGGCAGATCAGCGCCGTCGGCTTCAACCTCTACTGCCGCCTGCTGGCGGAAGCGGTGGAGAGGGAGAAGGACAAACGGTCCGGCGCTGCCGATAAGCCGCCGGCGCCGTCACTGCCCCCGCCGAATATAGACCTGCCCCTGGACACCTATATTCCGGAAGGGTACATCGCCGACCTGAATACCAGGCTGAGCCTCTACCAGCGGCTGGCGGATATCAAATCTTTAGAAGAACTGGAGGACATGGCCTATGAGTGCAGCGACCGCTTCGGCAGGCCGCCCGAGGAAGTCGCAAACCTGCTCTATGCGGTCAGGATCAAGATACTGGCAGCCAGGGTGGGCGTCGAATCCGTCACCGGCGAACACGGCCAGATCATCCTGAGGCTCTTCCCCGGCATGCACTTCGACAAACAGAGGCTCGCTCCACTGGCCGGGGACGGCATAAAGATAGGGCTGACCCAGATCAGACTGAACACTAAACTAGTGGGGGGTCGGTGGCAGAAGGTACTGGAGGAGTTACTGGGCAGGGTGGGCTGA
- the rplU gene encoding 50S ribosomal protein L21, whose amino-acid sequence MYAVIETGGKQYKVSPGQTVDVERLDVAEGSTVDLDRVLLIADGDKVLVGNPTVDGAKVVATSQGDGKGDKVIVFKYKPKVRYSKKTGHRQPYTRLTIDKIVKARKTGSVDKKG is encoded by the coding sequence ATGTACGCTGTGATCGAAACCGGTGGTAAGCAATATAAGGTAAGCCCCGGCCAGACGGTAGACGTGGAGCGGCTTGATGTTGCCGAGGGTAGCACCGTTGACCTGGACAGGGTATTGCTTATTGCTGATGGGGACAAGGTATTGGTGGGTAATCCTACCGTTGACGGAGCTAAGGTAGTGGCTACCTCTCAGGGTGACGGTAAGGGTGATAAGGTTATCGTATTCAAGTATAAACCTAAAGTACGCTACAGCAAGAAAACGGGACACCGTCAGCCTTACACCCGGCTGACTATCGATAAGATAGTAAAAGCCAGGAAGACTGGTAGCGTTGATAAGAAGGGGTGA
- the rpmA gene encoding 50S ribosomal protein L27 has product MAHKKGGGSSRNGRDSNAQRLGVKRYAGQTVNAGTILVRQRGTSIHPGNNVGVGKDYTLFALVDGVVKYEPAGKNKRKASVYAV; this is encoded by the coding sequence GTGGCGCATAAAAAGGGCGGCGGCTCATCACGTAACGGCCGGGACAGTAATGCCCAGCGTCTCGGAGTAAAGAGATACGCCGGACAGACTGTTAATGCCGGGACCATCCTGGTCCGGCAGCGGGGTACCTCTATTCACCCGGGTAATAACGTCGGTGTCGGAAAGGACTACACCCTGTTTGCCCTTGTTGACGGCGTCGTTAAATACGAGCCGGCCGGAAAGAATAAGAGGAAGGCCAGCGTGTACGCTGTTTAG
- the rpmE gene encoding 50S ribosomal protein L31, with translation MKDKIHPKYYADAQVICACGNTFVTGSTRKVLKVEVCSNCHPFFTGERRMMDTAGQVERFKRRYKLEG, from the coding sequence ATGAAGGATAAGATTCATCCCAAGTATTATGCCGATGCCCAGGTGATCTGTGCCTGCGGCAATACCTTTGTGACCGGCTCCACGCGGAAGGTGCTTAAGGTCGAGGTATGCAGCAACTGCCACCCGTTCTTCACCGGGGAACGCAGGATGATGGATACCGCCGGGCAGGTGGAGCGGTTCAAGCGGCGTTACAAGTTGGAAGGGTAG
- a CDS encoding DUF1385 domain-containing protein — MEKRFNYGGQAVIDGVMMRGRKVVVTAVRRPGGGIALDTQSLPSILSSRARQIPLIRGILALIETMVLGIKSLVYSAEVSTEEEEEKLSSWAIGGMVAGSIAFAVGIFFIAPLFLTRMLDTYIESSIVFHLVEGFIRMGIFLAYLKILTVIPGLGKLFAYHGAEHKAVNAYEAGVPLELEAVRKYSTAHNRCGTSFLFVVLIIAIIVFSLIGRPSLGIMVLSRVALVPVIAGIGYEIAQFGARHTGSRFIRAYQGPGLWLQRLTTREPDDSQLEVGISALKRAVEVDHLGGEG; from the coding sequence GTGGAGAAGAGGTTTAATTACGGCGGTCAGGCGGTTATCGACGGTGTGATGATGCGGGGGCGAAAGGTGGTGGTGACGGCGGTACGCCGTCCCGGTGGGGGAATAGCCCTGGATACCCAGTCGCTGCCGTCTATCCTGAGCAGCCGGGCAAGGCAGATCCCTCTAATCCGGGGCATTCTGGCCTTGATTGAGACCATGGTGCTGGGTATCAAGTCCCTCGTCTACTCGGCTGAGGTGTCCACGGAAGAGGAAGAAGAGAAGCTGTCGAGCTGGGCCATTGGTGGTATGGTGGCCGGTTCCATTGCTTTTGCTGTTGGCATTTTCTTCATTGCGCCCCTTTTCCTGACCAGAATGCTGGACACCTATATTGAGTCCTCGATAGTTTTCCATCTGGTGGAAGGGTTTATTCGCATGGGTATTTTCCTGGCTTACCTTAAAATACTGACCGTAATCCCCGGACTGGGGAAGCTGTTTGCCTATCATGGCGCTGAGCACAAGGCGGTGAACGCCTACGAGGCCGGGGTACCCCTGGAGCTGGAGGCGGTGCGGAAATACAGTACGGCACATAATCGCTGTGGTACCAGCTTTCTGTTTGTGGTTCTGATTATCGCCATCATTGTTTTTTCCCTCATCGGGAGGCCTTCGCTGGGGATAATGGTGCTGTCGCGGGTTGCCCTGGTCCCGGTTATTGCCGGGATCGGCTATGAAATCGCCCAGTTTGGCGCCAGGCATACCGGCAGCAGGTTTATCAGGGCTTACCAGGGTCCCGGCCTTTGGCTGCAGCGGCTGACGACCAGAGAGCCCGACGACAGTCAGCTTGAGGTCGGCATATCGGCATTAAAAAGAGCCGTCGAGGTCGATCATCTTGGAGGGGAAGGTTAG
- the hisI gene encoding phosphoribosyl-AMP cyclohydrolase, with product MRTIANLKFNEKGLIPAIIQDADSGETLMLGYMNEEALRLTLSSGDAWFYSRSRQKLWHKGETSGNYIRVVSIWKDCDSDTILVQARPVGPVCHTGNKTCFFQRLTEQDLTTDKP from the coding sequence GTGAGGACAATAGCTAACCTGAAGTTTAACGAGAAGGGGCTTATACCAGCGATAATTCAGGATGCCGACAGCGGCGAGACGCTGATGCTGGGCTATATGAATGAGGAGGCGCTCCGCCTGACTCTATCCAGCGGCGATGCCTGGTTCTATAGTCGAAGCCGGCAGAAGCTATGGCACAAGGGGGAAACCTCGGGCAACTATATTAGGGTAGTCTCCATCTGGAAGGACTGCGACAGCGACACCATTCTAGTTCAGGCCAGACCGGTCGGCCCGGTATGCCATACCGGCAATAAGACCTGCTTCTTCCAGCGGCTTACCGAGCAAGACCTGACCACCGATAAACCCTGA
- the hisA gene encoding 1-(5-phosphoribosyl)-5-[(5-phosphoribosylamino)methylideneamino]imidazole-4-carboxamide isomerase: MKRTNFNATVFLWYDNGYKNKGFSCGKETTTIEIIPAIDIRKGKCVRLYQGDYDQETVFYNDPVEVALEWQSMGAPRLHIVDLDGAVAGRLCNLDIINEIASALLIPTQVGGGIRHLETIEQLLKTGVERVILGTSAVEDPTLVKEACHSFSESIIVCIDTRKGNVAIHGWQQKTALGATELARSMVELGVKRFIHTDISRDGTLTEPNFSSINEMVNAVRLPIIAAGGISSLNHLRMLKQLGVEGAIIGKALYTKDINLKQALTTISQ; this comes from the coding sequence ATGAAGAGGACTAATTTCAATGCAACGGTATTTTTATGGTATGATAATGGCTACAAAAACAAGGGATTTAGTTGCGGGAAGGAGACGACAACCATAGAGATAATCCCGGCGATAGATATCAGAAAAGGCAAGTGCGTCCGGCTCTACCAGGGTGATTATGACCAGGAAACGGTATTCTATAATGACCCGGTAGAGGTAGCGCTGGAATGGCAGTCAATGGGAGCACCGAGACTACATATCGTCGACCTTGACGGCGCTGTTGCCGGCAGACTCTGCAATCTGGATATTATCAATGAAATAGCCAGTGCTCTACTGATACCCACCCAGGTAGGCGGCGGCATCCGTCACCTGGAAACAATAGAACAACTGCTAAAAACAGGAGTGGAGCGCGTCATTCTGGGCACATCCGCCGTAGAAGACCCGACGCTGGTTAAAGAGGCGTGCCACAGTTTCAGCGAATCAATTATTGTCTGTATTGATACCAGGAAAGGTAATGTTGCAATACACGGCTGGCAGCAGAAGACCGCACTAGGTGCAACAGAGCTTGCCAGGTCGATGGTCGAGCTGGGGGTAAAGCGTTTTATTCATACCGATATTAGCCGCGACGGCACCCTTACCGAGCCAAACTTCAGCTCCATTAACGAGATGGTCAATGCCGTTAGACTACCTATCATTGCTGCCGGCGGCATCTCATCACTGAATCATCTCAGAATGTTAAAACAACTTGGTGTGGAAGGAGCCATCATCGGCAAGGCGCTCTATACCAAGGACATCAACCTGAAACAGGCCCTGACCACCATCAGTCAATAA
- a CDS encoding GYD domain-containing protein: MATYVMLTTLTDEGRKTIKSHPQRIKEVNKEVEAMGVKIIAQYAVLGLYDFVNILEAPDNIAVARVANELGSRGTMQTMTMAAMTLDEFCGNS; the protein is encoded by the coding sequence ATGGCGACCTACGTTATGCTCACTACCTTAACTGATGAAGGAAGAAAGACGATAAAGTCGCATCCCCAGAGAATAAAAGAGGTGAATAAAGAGGTCGAGGCCATGGGAGTTAAGATAATAGCCCAGTATGCTGTTCTGGGTCTCTATGACTTTGTCAATATCCTGGAGGCCCCGGATAATATTGCTGTGGCCAGGGTAGCCAACGAGCTTGGCTCAAGAGGTACGATGCAAACGATGACCATGGCTGCGATGACCCTCGATGAGTTTTGTGGTAACAGCTAA
- the rdgB gene encoding RdgB/HAM1 family non-canonical purine NTP pyrophosphatase, which yields MSFVVTAKESRRFGDSLQCLLLATNNKAKVREYRSLLQALSFRLVTLEERGIAREVDEVGESLEENARLKAVILSAESGLVALADDSGLEVDALGGEPGRLSARYAGEGASDSDRVSYLLSRLEGVPWGRRSARFRCVIAVATPDGRLGFCYGECPGLISLEPKGEGGFGYDPIFYLPELDRTMAQLSLEEKDRISHRGQAAGKVPRVLMEMGL from the coding sequence ATGAGTTTTGTGGTAACAGCTAAAGAGAGCCGCCGATTCGGAGATTCGCTGCAATGTCTGCTCCTGGCGACGAACAACAAGGCTAAGGTGCGTGAGTACCGGAGTCTGCTGCAGGCCCTCTCCTTCAGGCTGGTTACTCTGGAGGAAAGAGGCATTGCCCGTGAAGTTGACGAGGTAGGAGAAAGCCTGGAGGAGAATGCCAGGCTAAAGGCGGTGATATTATCTGCTGAGAGCGGGTTAGTGGCCCTGGCTGATGATTCCGGGTTAGAGGTTGATGCCCTGGGTGGCGAACCGGGTCGGCTGTCGGCACGTTATGCCGGTGAAGGGGCTTCGGACAGCGACCGGGTTAGCTATCTCCTGTCCAGACTCGAGGGTGTACCCTGGGGAAGGCGTTCTGCCCGTTTCCGCTGTGTTATTGCGGTTGCCACTCCTGATGGAAGGCTGGGGTTTTGTTATGGCGAGTGCCCGGGGCTGATAAGTCTTGAGCCGAAGGGAGAAGGAGGCTTTGGCTATGACCCCATTTTTTATCTTCCCGAGTTGGACAGGACGATGGCCCAGTTATCGCTGGAGGAGAAGGACAGAATCAGTCATCGGGGACAGGCAGCCGGTAAAGTGCCCCGGGTGCTGATGGAGATGGGATTATGA
- the moaA gene encoding GTP 3',8-cyclase MoaA has protein sequence MTGLYDSFQRPINYLRISVTDRCNLRCVYCMPADGICQISHGDILTYEEICTIVRAAADLGISRVRLTGGEPLVRLGLADLVRMLVRLDTIDDVSLTTNGTLLGSYAPILKQAGLKRVNISLDTLRSDRFKSITRSSYDVADVLRGIDSAGSVGLSPVKINMVVMAGINDDEVLDFAKKTIVEGWHVRFIEFMPTAGIAYSTSHFVPVSEIKKRIETLGKLEPGLTQVGNGPARYFRFPGACGTVGFISPVSEHFCFNCNRLRLTADGKLRPCLLSDDEVDLKQPIRSGISLSELKRLITAAVSSKPLRHRLSEGFLPGDRPMTQVGG, from the coding sequence ATGACCGGACTTTATGATTCTTTTCAGCGGCCGATAAATTACCTGCGTATTTCGGTAACCGACCGTTGTAATCTGCGCTGTGTCTACTGTATGCCGGCTGATGGTATTTGCCAGATATCCCATGGAGATATTCTTACCTATGAGGAAATTTGCACCATAGTCCGGGCGGCGGCTGATCTGGGTATAAGCAGGGTCAGGCTTACCGGTGGTGAACCTCTGGTGAGGCTGGGTCTGGCTGATCTGGTACGAATGCTGGTACGGTTGGATACCATTGACGATGTCTCCCTTACCACAAACGGGACACTACTCGGCAGTTATGCTCCTATCCTGAAACAGGCAGGTCTCAAGCGGGTCAATATCAGCCTGGATACCCTCCGGTCGGATAGATTCAAGAGTATTACTCGCAGCAGTTATGATGTTGCCGATGTCCTCAGGGGTATTGATAGTGCCGGGTCGGTGGGACTCAGTCCGGTGAAGATTAATATGGTGGTTATGGCCGGTATTAACGATGATGAAGTCCTTGATTTTGCCAAAAAGACTATCGTAGAAGGGTGGCACGTGCGCTTCATTGAATTTATGCCTACTGCGGGAATAGCTTACAGCACCTCTCATTTTGTTCCGGTCAGCGAGATAAAGAAACGTATTGAGACGTTGGGTAAACTGGAGCCTGGTCTAACACAGGTTGGTAATGGGCCGGCCCGGTACTTCCGTTTCCCCGGAGCCTGCGGCACGGTTGGTTTTATCAGCCCGGTCAGTGAGCATTTCTGTTTTAATTGTAACCGGCTGCGTCTTACGGCTGATGGAAAGCTCCGCCCTTGTTTACTCTCTGACGATGAGGTGGATCTAAAGCAGCCTATTCGTAGCGGCATATCTTTATCGGAGCTGAAGCGATTAATAACTGCTGCGGTAAGCAGTAAGCCGCTGCGTCATCGTCTGTCTGAGGGGTTTTTGCCGGGAGACCGGCCGATGACTCAAGTAGGGGGTTGA
- the moaC gene encoding cyclic pyranopterin monophosphate synthase MoaC → MGELTHLDARGHPKMVDISAKPDTQREAVARGAVRMQAATLDLIKKGGVVKGDVMAVARLAGIMAAKRTPDLIPLCHPLLIGDVEVDFSLDESSCVVEITATVRSIGKTGVEMEALTAVAVAALTIYDMCKAVDRGIKIEGIRLARKSGGKSGVIDLDAV, encoded by the coding sequence ATGGGAGAGCTAACCCACCTGGATGCCCGGGGGCATCCTAAGATGGTAGATATCAGTGCCAAACCTGATACTCAGCGTGAGGCAGTTGCCAGGGGGGCTGTCAGGATGCAGGCGGCTACCCTCGATCTCATAAAGAAGGGTGGTGTGGTCAAGGGTGACGTTATGGCGGTGGCCCGGCTGGCTGGCATTATGGCAGCCAAGCGGACGCCGGACCTGATACCCCTGTGCCATCCGCTGCTTATCGGGGATGTTGAGGTTGACTTCAGCCTGGATGAATCCAGTTGTGTTGTGGAGATTACGGCTACGGTGAGGAGTATCGGCAAGACGGGTGTGGAGATGGAGGCCCTTACTGCCGTGGCGGTTGCTGCCTTAACCATCTATGATATGTGTAAGGCGGTTGACCGTGGCATCAAAATTGAAGGCATCCGTCTTGCCAGGAAGAGTGGTGGTAAGAGTGGTGTAATTGACCTTGATGCCGTGTGA